The following proteins come from a genomic window of Panicum hallii strain FIL2 chromosome 8, PHallii_v3.1, whole genome shotgun sequence:
- the LOC112902839 gene encoding thaumatin-like protein 1b isoform X2 yields the protein MLGQEHRVPIVLLLILIVSVSGFSSRTLTIANHCGHTVWPGILSSSGSPALDTTGFALEPGQSRSLPAPHGWSGRLWGRTHCTVDSAGKFACVTGNCGSGQLDCAGHGAKPPATLAEFTFDGHGGMDFYDVSLVDGYNLPMLVVPHHTNGAAAGPNCVLTGCVMDLNAACPAELRVGSDGRAVACRSACEAFGSAEHCCHGEHGNPNTCWPTTYSQFFKKSCPRAYSYAYDDATSTFTCGGGGVSYSITFCPSTTSVKSLGTDAASVGGGRVGSSSWRVAPRLGYSGLLLHGVAIAALARLY from the exons ATGTTGGGGCAAGAACACCGAGTTCCCATTGTCCtactcctcatcctcatcgTTTCCGTTAGCG GTTTTTCCTCCAGAACATTGACCATTGCGAACCACTGCGGGCACACTGTGTGGCCGGGGATCCTGTCTAGCTCGGGCTCGCCAGCGCTAGATACCACCGGCTTCGCCCTCGAGCCGGGCCAGTCTCGGTCGCTGCCGGCGCCACACGGATGGTCGGGACGCCTCTGGGGCCGCACGCACTGCACGGTCGACTCGGCCGGCAAGTTCGCCTGCGTCACCGGCAACTGCGGCTCCGGGCAGCTGGACTGCGCTGGCCACGGAGCCAAACCGCCGGCCACCCTGGCGGAGTTCACGTTCGACGGCCACGGCGGCATGGACTTCTACGACGTGAGCCTCGTGGACGGGTACAACCTGCCGATGCTCGTGGTGCCGCACCACACGAACGGCGCGGCCGCGGGGCCTAACTGCGTGCTGACGGGATGCGTGATGGACCTGAACGCCGCGTGCCCCGCCGAGCTGCGGGTGGGATCCGACGGCCGCGCCGTGGCGTGCAGGAGCGCGTGCGAGGCGTTCGGATCAGCGGAGCACTGCTGCCATGGGGAGCACGGGAACCCGAACACGTGCTGGCCGACGACGTACTCGCAGTTCTTCAAGAAATCGTGCCCGCGGGCCTACAGCTACGCTTACGACGACGCCACCTCCACCTTcacttgcggcggcggcggtgtatCGTACTCGATCACCTTCTGCCCAAGCACAACCAG CGTGAAATCACTGGGAACAGATGCGGCGTCTGTCGGCGGCGGACGAGTAGGGTCGTCGTCGTGGCGAGTGGCGCCGCGGCTTGGATACAGCGGACTTCTTCTCCACGGTGTCGCCATAGCGGCACTTGCGCGTCTCTATTGA
- the LOC112902839 gene encoding thaumatin-like protein 1b isoform X1 → MLGQEHRVPIVLLLILIVSVSGELPVHEGFSSRTLTIANHCGHTVWPGILSSSGSPALDTTGFALEPGQSRSLPAPHGWSGRLWGRTHCTVDSAGKFACVTGNCGSGQLDCAGHGAKPPATLAEFTFDGHGGMDFYDVSLVDGYNLPMLVVPHHTNGAAAGPNCVLTGCVMDLNAACPAELRVGSDGRAVACRSACEAFGSAEHCCHGEHGNPNTCWPTTYSQFFKKSCPRAYSYAYDDATSTFTCGGGGVSYSITFCPSTTSVKSLGTDAASVGGGRVGSSSWRVAPRLGYSGLLLHGVAIAALARLY, encoded by the exons ATGTTGGGGCAAGAACACCGAGTTCCCATTGTCCtactcctcatcctcatcgTTTCCGTTAGCGGTGAGCTGCCAGTCCATGAAG GTTTTTCCTCCAGAACATTGACCATTGCGAACCACTGCGGGCACACTGTGTGGCCGGGGATCCTGTCTAGCTCGGGCTCGCCAGCGCTAGATACCACCGGCTTCGCCCTCGAGCCGGGCCAGTCTCGGTCGCTGCCGGCGCCACACGGATGGTCGGGACGCCTCTGGGGCCGCACGCACTGCACGGTCGACTCGGCCGGCAAGTTCGCCTGCGTCACCGGCAACTGCGGCTCCGGGCAGCTGGACTGCGCTGGCCACGGAGCCAAACCGCCGGCCACCCTGGCGGAGTTCACGTTCGACGGCCACGGCGGCATGGACTTCTACGACGTGAGCCTCGTGGACGGGTACAACCTGCCGATGCTCGTGGTGCCGCACCACACGAACGGCGCGGCCGCGGGGCCTAACTGCGTGCTGACGGGATGCGTGATGGACCTGAACGCCGCGTGCCCCGCCGAGCTGCGGGTGGGATCCGACGGCCGCGCCGTGGCGTGCAGGAGCGCGTGCGAGGCGTTCGGATCAGCGGAGCACTGCTGCCATGGGGAGCACGGGAACCCGAACACGTGCTGGCCGACGACGTACTCGCAGTTCTTCAAGAAATCGTGCCCGCGGGCCTACAGCTACGCTTACGACGACGCCACCTCCACCTTcacttgcggcggcggcggtgtatCGTACTCGATCACCTTCTGCCCAAGCACAACCAG CGTGAAATCACTGGGAACAGATGCGGCGTCTGTCGGCGGCGGACGAGTAGGGTCGTCGTCGTGGCGAGTGGCGCCGCGGCTTGGATACAGCGGACTTCTTCTCCACGGTGTCGCCATAGCGGCACTTGCGCGTCTCTATTGA